The Alnus glutinosa chromosome 8, dhAlnGlut1.1, whole genome shotgun sequence DNA segment TCTATCTTTTGTTCAATTCAATACATCATCCATTACAGATTTCTCCGTTCATCCATTTATCTCATCAGTTCATTCTTTTATCAATTTCTATCTCAATTCGTTACAAATTTAATGAATCAAACCCTAAAATTTAGTAACAGTTAATCAGAACTGTTACAATATAGTTATTACTCATTAGTTAAAGACTAATGGATTGGGGTTTTAATGTGGATGTAGATATTAGCTAATGTTAGTaactttaatatttattagGGTTGGTAATTTGGGTTGCCGTGATGGGTTCGGGTCAATCGGATTGACCCGCCAACCCAAACCCAGCACGATTATTAATCGAGTTGAAACCCGCAACCCGAACATGACACTATTAACTCGTCGGGTTACCCGACATGACACGACTAAGTTAACGAGTCGTGTCGACCCGACCCGGGGAAATCATGGCTGTTGTTTTaagatatttacttttttttaagagctttttttttaaaaaaaaataaataaataaataaacgggttgacccgccaactcgtttagcctaaactctaaccctataaTTTCATGTCGGGTtcgtgggtcgtgtcaaaaattgacaatcCTAATAACTTTGTATAATAGTATTagtatataagttaatttaattatgaatctatgatattatttaatttgtgattataaataaacacattacacattgttaattataattctattatacatttatatcATTGTTATATGATTGTCTCAATGAGAGGAGAATACATTAGTATATCAATTATCATTCATGTGCCGGTAATTTTTTGAAATGACATGTCTGCGTTGAATGTTATTATACTGAATTcactttgattttatttaaatgatCTATTATTAAGCTTTTGTTTTGTGCGGTTAGGAACTGGATAATCAACTCAGAAGTTTTAAGGAAGAGTTTAAAGAGTTTGAAAGGTATAATGTCAAATATTGGGAAGATTTGAAGCACATGAAACAAAAGATCAAGAAATTTGATGATAAACTTGAAAATGTAATGAAGATATTTGTCAAATTGAATCGAacacacattttttttcaacttttcgcTTCCCATTTCACGACTAATCAAAGATCATTGAATAATAAAAGGAGTGCGAAAACTCCACAGACCTGATTctaaaacttgaggaaaatattcCAAAACTACAACAGTTCTTGTTGGATGAGGAGAAAGTCTTAAAGGAAATTAAAGATAATTGATTCAAATAAATATACTAACTAGTAGTCTAATAATATtagttaataacttaatatcatatatgttaatGTTAAACCATATAATTTGTATATAATGTCACATTATGATTACATGAATGATGAATCACATTGTTGCGTTTGTAAGTTATGTAATGTATCCAATGATAATATGTACATCATATGCTTTAATGCTTATACAATTATAGTTATATTCATATGATAATCATAAAatgatatgaatcatatgatctatatatcatataattattaTGTTCAAATTGTTGAttcgaattttcaaaatttcgagCCCTAAACTAGTCGGGCGAGCAGGTCAGGTCAAGTGTTATTCGAGCCGAAAACTACGAGCCATAAACGAGTCAGGTGGGTGAGCTAGGCCGGGTCAGGCCTTGAACGAGCCGGGCAGGTCGAGCTCGTGAGCCTCCGTAGAGTTATGTCAAGTGAGTCGGGTATGTATTCTTTACTAATCGAGTGAGTTTGTACAgtgtcgagctcgagttcggatagAGCTTAACCGAGCGGGACCTCGAGCTTGACCGACTCATTAACAGTCCTACTCACGAGCCTTAATCGAGTTTCGTCAAGCGAGTCAAGTATGTGTCACTTAACAATCGAGCGAGTCAAGTATGTACCACATAACAATCGAGCAAGTTTCTATAGTCACGAGCAAGTTTCTGCAGTCACAACTCGAGTTCAAATTGAGTTTAAACGAGTACAGTGTCAAATGAAGTGATTTATTTACAACCTTATATGTTGTTCACAAAAACATGACacaagccctttttttttttttgttttttttaacccTTTCAAGACAAGGTCATTCTTGTTGGGTAAACCCCATATACACGATCTCGCCTGCAAAAACTGTGTACCAGGTAATTGATGAGACTCAAACAGCTGACCCCGTGGTATACACCAAACGATCGACCATTCGAGTCGAGGTAAACTTTGCAGGCCAGATCTGCCATTTAAATGAAATGGTTTCACGAAGTAGACTTAACAATAGGACAGTAAAAACAACTAGCACTCCTCAAGAGCATAAAATTAAATAACGGTCCCACATATCTACGTCAACTCAAAATAACTAAGTTCCAAAGTTCTTCTCAAGTATTTTGCATCCTAAACGAGCCTGCAATAACTTCTCACTGGCTAACTGCAACCCGTCCGGCAACTTGGTCAAGATCTCGCTGGCCACTGGATGTGATTCTCCTCCCACTGGCAAAGGATATCAAAAGTTGATGGGATGTTAGGTTTCATGAGACGTCCATCACATGATACATCAAAAATTGACAAAGTACTttataaaggaaaaatacatAACTAAATCATGTTAATAAAATCTTCACACAAACATTCGAACAAAAATAATTGTCATAAAAAATGATTCAAAGACAGAACAATAAATCAAACTGAGACTCATTTCAGACTTCCTTTTCATGAGACTAGAAGTTCAGAAAAGTGGGAAAAGAAAGTGTAGAAAGCcaagaaatatttttcttaatttccttAATTAGGCACCAAACTTTTGTTCCCTTGATGCTTCCCTTTATCATAAGcagaagaatgaaagaaaaattgcCATATCTTACATGGTAGTATGCAAGAAAGAATCTTCCTTGGATATAGTTTACCTTAATGGAGCCTCATCTTTATGATAATAAGAATGAACCATATCAgaaaccccttttttttttttcgtctatTCATTTTTCCATCATTTAATCATGAACCCAAAATAATGCCAAAGACACTCACCCCTTTGTGTCGATATCAACGATTTTCATACTCTGCAATTGCTGAAGAATGTGACGAGCAATAGCACCACTGCTCTTACCAAAATGGGGTGGGCGACTGCCATTCCTCTTGCTTCCTCCATAGATCCTTCTGAAGGAACCAACACCAAGACCCCCTCTCAAGTAGATCTTCCTTGCCATGGAAGCTAAAATGCAAATCGAGTTAAGAAACACAACCAAAATAGGCAATTATACTATACACATATTTGAGTGAGAGTGCACACATGTGCTTAGCTTACACACCGGCTCTAATGTAGTACCAATCAGGGTCATATGGAGCAAGCTCCTTAAGTGTTCCGGTCTTAACAAGATCAGTCCATTCAGGCAATTCGACCTATTGAAAAACAAGGAATACAGAAAGAAAACATGAGAACACTACCACCCCAACCTAATAATGTACAATAAAAAGTTGGTGCCCACAAATGATTGATAAGCAAAGCCACAGGCTTCAGCATATAGAAAGTAACCAAATTACAGGAATACATCAGAGAAGTGAATAGCACTCGTGCAAGAACAGTAAATCCCACAAGCCTATGCATCcatctcaataaaaaaaatctcagttCAATAGCATAGACTAAGGAGTTACTAGCTGAAATTTGTAGCAGTACATTTTCACCTTTCATGACGTCATGAGATCAGCATGGATTTACATTACATCAAACTAAAGTCACAAAAGAAAAGCCAAATCTTATAGTAAAGAGCGCCCCTCTGCGATTTGCatttcattacttatcaaaaagaaaaacaaaccctTCAAAGCAATGAAAACCTATAGGCACTTATTAATTGAGTGAAACTACACAGTACACATATTCTCCTCAATCTACAACTCAATTTGCAATGCTCTcatcccttcaaaaaaaaaatctctcaattTGGTTAATGTAACCTACCAATCTACTATTGAGGTTGCAACGTCCCCTTTTTGCCTCCCAAAAAGATAAATATGCCCCTAAAtatcccaaaagaaaaatgcaaaaagcattaaaaattcaggaaaaaaaaaacatgcggTCGGTCaccagtcttttttttttaaaatgtgttttttgactttttttagtttttttttttttagatttttaggggtatttttgtctttttgtgggCAAAAATGGGACATTGCAATCCAATGGTAGATTGGTAGGGTACATTAACGAAATTGAAAGATTGGAGGGACCTTCCAACAAAAGTGGTAAATTGAGGGGGATAAATGCAGTTTCCCCTATTAATTGCCATAATAAGCACAAGCCATGATAAGGCAAATTAAACACCTTATGTGAATGTGGGACCAAGCAACTCCCCGATGGCAATAGACAAACACAAAAATGAATACAAAAAACACGTAAAAGATAACAATTTGCTAATCAATtgcaaagaacaaaaaaaaaaaaaaacagaaatcacATAACAGaagtaaataaagttttacAAATATAAAATCCGCAAGCACATCAAGCTACCAAACAGGCTCaagatttcttctttcttttttattttgattcttttggaGTCCCTAAATTTGTACGCAATTTGATATAGATGTCCCAGCCACCGAACAGAGTAGCCAAAGTTTCAATAACACACAGAATAATTACTCTCACACTCTTTACACTGCATTTCCCATCTTAAGTACCATCAATGAAaacaacctaaaaaaaaaaaaaaaaaaggttccagaggatttttatcaattttattccTTCAAAAGGGAATtatccgaaaaaaaaaatccatttttaaATCAAGCACAAAAACAGCCATTTGGGTTTCATTGAAATAAcactttttctttcaattatttaCATTCACTTTAAATTACTAGTCATTGCCCAAAACATACCCATCCTTTCGCAAAATAGAGAGATTCAATTTCCAGGAACAACCAAAAAGAGCCCATCCGTTCAACTCCTCAAAACTATTAACACAATCATGCAAAACACTATAACTAGCTTCACACCTCTctcaaataacaattaaaaaaaaaaaaaccaacaacataTACACGGTTCATATGCATAGAACAACATGCTAAGAGATCTATACGTAAAACTTATTGCACACACATACAGACATAtaaatgtagagagagagagagagagagagagagagagagagagagagagagagacctggcCAGAGCGTTTGAGGTGGGCGGCGTAGGCCTTGACGAGCTCGTGAGGGGAAACGTCTTTCACGGTTCTCACCGTCATCTTACGCTTCTTCTGCGGCGGAGTTCCCTTCCAAATATGTGAGCGTGCGCGCGCGAGAGAGAGATACAAGATTTAAGGGATTATTTTagggctttaattttttttttttttttttttaagggtttgtttgtacgtaattcaaattaaaaaaaagtatacccTTAAATTTCTACTTTATTGTCAAATGTTCTTTAATTGTGTTTATATTCTccctaaactattaaaaaaaatgtcaatgttccttaatgataaaaatacttttcataaaattattaaaatttaaaagaaaaaactaaaaaaattagtaaaaaaatctaaaataataataagttatacaaaaaaaacaaaaaacaaaaactggtttttcttcatttttttttttaaaaaaaaatcatttttataattttcagttatttttctttttctattttctacttcatttttttgttctttttgggataaacacctttttagtccctgagttttggcaactttattttttagtccctgagtttcaattcgcatcacagacgatacctaaatttttggaaatgaccaaataagtacctcggttaacttctccgtccaaaaactaatggctCGCCATGTCActgacacttagcaccactagaatgTCGACATCTGTCCAGTGAAACACGTCAGCATTCACTTAAtttccaaatcacccaaacacctccacatcacacacccacgtcatttcttcattttggggggaaaattattttttgcaatttaagaaactcaaatatttcaaacaaaaaaacttaaatcatttcatcgttaatctgagaaagaaatcaaaatccctaaaattaacttgtgaagtgaagaagtgaagaaccctaatccctaaaatcCCCCTCGGCCGACTCTCTCTCGaccggccgactccctcccgGACTCCCGGACTGTCGCTCGATTTCTCTCCCGTCGACTCCACAGAaccggccgactccctcccgGACATCGAAGAAAGGGGATTTCACCTAACCTCGGCCGGACGTCGAAGGAAGTGGATTTCGCTCGCTCATCAGGTCGGCACATTCCGAggtattttgcccatttttgtgtttttagaagtttgtttcgtcctatatatatatatggattgtgtATTGTGCTTGTCGATtgaatctttgttttggtttttggaacaaatgcTTGTCGTTAGTTGGGCAAAGTGATGAGGTTATAAAAGTTGATGGCTTCTTGTCGCACACGAGATTCCAAAGGGAAGGAAGTTTCCCGTGGTGTAGACAAGGTCGGTTCTTaggctcaaatttttttaaaaaatttgtaattttttaattttttccttaatttccgtttgaagatttagacaattttttgtttgttatgtgttttgtgttgtcCGTTCCTTGAAGTCATCATCCGGATCGTCCTCAGTGGGCCGTGTTGACATATCCTATTTCTGTTTCTGCGATTTACCCGCCCCTTTGAAGACCTCGTGGACTAGGGAAAACCCtggaagaagattttggggttgcgccacttacaactcaagagtaagcattttgttataattatagATACTCGGTCGTGAGTTTTTGCTGACTGAATGCTACACTTCAACATGCAGACAAAAGCtgcatgcaaatttttcaaatggctGGACAAGCCAACTTGTGCAAGGGGTGTGGAGGTTTTAGATGAGATTACCAAGAAGCTTAACGAAGTAGAGGATGCAAATGGTACTTTGATAGCAAGGGTTAAAGATTTGGAGAATGAAAATGTCAGTTGCATGGAAAGAGTTAGGCAATCACAGAAGTGGGATGATAAACAAATGGAAATCATCAGGTgtctagagaaggaaaatgacagCTATAGgacaagagagaaatttttgatGTATGCTTTGTTCTTCTCATGGTTTATAATTCTGTTGATTGCTTGTGTTGCacttatgaaatgaaatgtagttTGAGATATGAATTGTAGATTATGTAGTTTGgatatgtattttgtatatttatgaGAAGTATGTAAGTTTTATGGATGGAGCTGCTGGAGAAATATTGTTAATATGTTATGTCAAACAATATCCCTTCATGCTGCAATTGTACACTCTGTGCTCAAATTCTGGGTCTAAACAATTTTATTCCATTGCCCTTCAAGCAGTATCACAGAGAGTACCTCATGTTTCCATTTATATCATAGTAGGTACCTAGATTTTATATAAGTATCACACATAGTACCTTCGTATGGGTTTTAACAAGTTTTTAATGTAAAGCACAAACAATATCCCTTCATGCTGCAATTGGTCAACAAATGCACACTAAGTGCTCAAATTTTGGGtcgaaataatttatttaattgaaattcagTAAGCATCACAGAGAGTACCTCATGTTTCCATTTATATCATAGTAGGTATCTAGGTTTTATATAAGTATCACAAATAGTACCTCCGTATGGGTTTTAACAagtttttaatgtaaaacacaaacaatatccgTTCATGCTGCAATTTGTCAACAAATGTACACGCTGTGCTCAAATTTTGGGTAAAAACAATTTATTCCATTGCCATTCAGGCAGTATCACATAGAGTACCTCATGTTTCTGTTTATATCATAGTAAGTACCTAGGTTTTATATAAGTATCACACATAGTACATACGTATGAGTTTTAACAagtttttaatgtaaaacacaaacaatatccCTTCATGCTGCAATTGGTCAA contains these protein-coding regions:
- the LOC133875701 gene encoding small ribosomal subunit protein eS19x encodes the protein MTVRTVKDVSPHELVKAYAAHLKRSGQVELPEWTDLVKTGTLKELAPYDPDWYYIRAASMARKIYLRGGLGVGSFRRIYGGSKRNGSRPPHFGKSSGAIARHILQQLQSMKIVDIDTKGGRRITSSGQRDLDQVAGRVAVSQ